In one Kitasatospora cineracea genomic region, the following are encoded:
- a CDS encoding DUF6643 family protein, with the protein MTSPRSYDGVGYPSPSFSSGTPIYDSLVAERGIPQIAPINVPPALPASSWSSAYGSGFGTGFDAPQSNLPALPPARLALGPGPSSTPAPAPYIPAQPGYPGAPQPQQPGYASAPQGFGQRPAAPSYPQPGQAYPAPQAPGGFAAAPQSFTPTFNSQQFGAQPAPQQQSFGDQSFGGNTLRPAAAPQQYPQYRQYPQAG; encoded by the coding sequence ATGACCTCGCCCCGCTCCTACGACGGAGTCGGCTACCCCTCTCCGTCCTTCTCCTCCGGCACGCCCATCTACGACAGCCTGGTCGCAGAGCGCGGCATTCCGCAGATCGCACCCATCAACGTGCCCCCGGCCCTCCCGGCCTCCTCCTGGTCCTCCGCCTACGGCAGCGGTTTCGGCACCGGCTTCGACGCCCCCCAGTCGAACCTGCCCGCCCTGCCCCCGGCCCGTCTCGCCCTCGGCCCCGGCCCGAGCAGCACCCCGGCCCCCGCGCCGTACATCCCGGCCCAGCCCGGCTACCCGGGCGCCCCGCAGCCCCAGCAGCCCGGCTACGCGAGCGCCCCGCAGGGCTTCGGCCAGCGCCCGGCCGCCCCGTCCTACCCGCAGCCCGGGCAGGCGTACCCGGCCCCGCAGGCCCCCGGCGGCTTCGCCGCGGCCCCGCAGAGCTTCACGCCGACCTTCAACTCCCAGCAGTTCGGCGCCCAACCCGCCCCGCAGCAGCAGTCGTTCGGCGACCAGTCGTTCGGCGGCAACACGCTCCGCCCGGCGGCCGCCCCCCAGCAGTACCCGCAGTACCGGCAGTACCCCCAGGCCGGCTGA
- the mscL gene encoding large conductance mechanosensitive channel protein MscL, with translation MFKGFRSFLLRGNVVDLAVGIVIGAAFTAVVTGFVSAFLTPLIGIAAGAVGDFSKEAFTVAGVTFPYGAFLQALISFVLVAAVIYFAVVMPVGKLQNRFNPVKDTPVTKADCPECLSTVPAAATRCAHCTTELAGRPGFPAQAVAAAAR, from the coding sequence ATGTTCAAGGGATTCCGCAGCTTCCTGCTGCGCGGCAACGTCGTCGACCTCGCGGTCGGCATCGTCATCGGCGCCGCCTTCACCGCCGTCGTGACCGGTTTCGTCTCCGCCTTCCTGACCCCGCTGATCGGCATCGCCGCCGGCGCGGTCGGCGACTTCAGCAAGGAGGCGTTCACCGTCGCCGGGGTCACCTTCCCGTACGGCGCGTTCCTCCAGGCCCTGATCAGCTTCGTGCTGGTCGCCGCGGTGATCTACTTCGCCGTCGTGATGCCGGTCGGCAAGCTGCAGAACCGTTTCAACCCGGTCAAGGACACCCCGGTGACCAAGGCCGACTGCCCCGAGTGCCTCAGCACCGTCCCGGCCGCCGCGACCCGCTGCGCGCACTGCACCACCGAGCTGGCCGGCCGCCCGGGCTTCCCGGCCCAGGCCGTCGCCGCGGCCGCCCGCTGA
- a CDS encoding DegT/DnrJ/EryC1/StrS family aminotransferase yields the protein MTTDQNRPAALGGPPAFPDGLPLTRVRVPDREGLLGRLGAVLDSGMLTNGPLVRELEERAAELMEVPHVVAVSNCTAGLMLVLQAAGVGDRRPVLMPGFTFSATAHAAHWAGGTPLFAEARERDITLDPADAEARLKAADSPAALMATHVYGTPCQVEELQRVADAAGLPLVYDAAHGLGSKRRGVPVGNFGLAEVFSMSPTKVAVAGEGGLVATRDAALARTLRTARDYGNPGDYDTLFPGLNARMSELHAAVGLTWLAGLPERVAHRGALVAEFARTVAGVPGLRLALPEDGDTSTFKDLTLILDPAAFGLDNRQLADALRAEGIDTRRYFFPPVNRQRAYAHLGQADDLPRTDRLAAAVLTVPLWSQMDPATVRRVADAVVRIQPFAAELAAAAARG from the coding sequence ATGACGACCGACCAGAACCGCCCCGCCGCCCTCGGCGGCCCGCCCGCCTTCCCCGACGGCCTGCCGCTGACCCGGGTCCGGGTGCCCGACCGGGAGGGGCTGCTCGGGCGGCTCGGCGCGGTGCTCGACTCCGGGATGCTCACCAACGGCCCGCTGGTGCGCGAACTGGAGGAGCGGGCCGCCGAGTTGATGGAGGTGCCGCACGTGGTGGCGGTGTCCAACTGCACGGCGGGCCTGATGCTGGTGCTGCAGGCCGCGGGGGTCGGCGACCGGCGCCCGGTGCTGATGCCGGGCTTCACCTTCTCGGCGACCGCGCACGCCGCGCACTGGGCCGGCGGCACCCCGCTGTTCGCCGAGGCCCGGGAGCGGGACATCACCCTGGACCCGGCCGACGCCGAGGCCCGGCTGAAGGCCGCCGACTCCCCCGCCGCGCTGATGGCCACCCACGTGTACGGGACGCCCTGCCAGGTCGAGGAGCTGCAGCGGGTCGCCGACGCGGCCGGGCTGCCGCTGGTGTACGACGCCGCGCACGGCCTCGGCTCGAAGCGGCGCGGCGTGCCGGTGGGCAACTTCGGCCTGGCCGAGGTGTTCTCGATGAGCCCGACCAAGGTCGCGGTGGCCGGCGAGGGCGGCCTGGTCGCCACCCGGGACGCCGCGCTCGCCCGGACCCTGCGCACCGCCCGCGACTACGGCAACCCGGGCGACTACGACACCCTGTTCCCCGGCCTGAACGCCCGGATGAGCGAGCTGCACGCCGCGGTCGGCCTGACCTGGCTGGCCGGCCTGCCCGAGCGGGTCGCCCACCGGGGCGCGCTGGTCGCCGAGTTCGCCCGCACGGTGGCCGGCGTCCCCGGCCTGCGGCTGGCCCTGCCGGAGGACGGCGACACCTCCACCTTCAAGGACCTGACGCTGATCCTGGACCCGGCCGCCTTCGGCCTGGACAACCGGCAACTGGCCGACGCCCTGCGGGCCGAGGGCATCGACACCCGCCGCTACTTCTTCCCGCCCGTCAACCGGCAGCGCGCCTACGCCCACCTCGGGCAGGCGGACGACCTGCCGCGCACCGACCGGCTGGCGGCCGCGGTGCTGACCGTCCCGCTGTGGTCGCAGATGGACCCGGCGACCGTCCGGCGGGTCGCCGACGCGGTGGTGCGCATCCAACCCTTCGCGGCCGAGCTGGCGGCGGCCGCGGCGCGCGGCTGA
- a CDS encoding RNA-guided endonuclease InsQ/TnpB family protein: MTTNHVKRAFKYRFHPTDAQAAELSRTFGCVRKVYNLALQARTEAWSLRQERINYNTTSAMLTAWKKTEELAYLSEVSSVPLQQTLRHLQGAFTNFFTKRAKYPTFKSKRKSRRSAEYTSSAFRFRNGALTLAKMAEPLDIVWSRPLPAGAAPSTVTVSQDASGRWFVSVLCEDRPSMPAPVNAVVGIDAGITGLVTLSTGEKVANPKFERADRERLARAQRELARKAKGSNNREKARVKVARVHARIADRRRDFLHKLTTRLVRENQAVVIEDLSVRNMLGNRKLSRAISDASWTELRSMLEYKAQWYGREVIAVDRWFPSSKLCSACGTVRDKMPLNVREWTCDCGAVHDRDVNAARNILAAGLVAAACGDGVRPQRSTPGGQSSMKQEVVPPPRPRAAAQPRG; encoded by the coding sequence ATGACCACGAACCACGTGAAGCGGGCTTTCAAGTACCGCTTCCACCCGACGGATGCGCAGGCGGCTGAGCTGTCGCGCACCTTCGGTTGCGTGCGGAAGGTCTACAACCTGGCGTTGCAGGCCCGGACCGAGGCGTGGAGCCTCCGTCAGGAGCGGATCAACTACAACACCACCTCCGCGATGCTGACGGCGTGGAAGAAGACCGAGGAGCTGGCCTACCTCTCCGAGGTGTCGTCCGTCCCGTTGCAGCAGACCCTCCGGCACTTGCAGGGGGCGTTCACCAACTTCTTCACGAAGCGGGCGAAGTACCCGACGTTCAAGTCCAAGCGGAAGTCCCGCCGCTCCGCCGAGTACACGTCGTCCGCGTTCCGGTTCCGGAACGGCGCTCTGACGCTGGCGAAGATGGCGGAGCCGCTGGACATCGTGTGGTCGCGCCCGCTGCCCGCGGGCGCGGCTCCCTCCACGGTGACCGTGTCGCAGGACGCTTCGGGTCGCTGGTTCGTCTCGGTGCTGTGCGAGGACCGGCCGTCGATGCCCGCCCCGGTCAACGCGGTTGTCGGTATCGACGCCGGGATCACCGGCTTGGTGACGCTCTCCACCGGTGAGAAGGTCGCCAACCCGAAGTTCGAGCGCGCCGACCGCGAGCGCCTGGCCAGGGCCCAGCGGGAGCTGGCCCGCAAGGCCAAGGGCAGCAACAACCGGGAGAAGGCCCGTGTCAAGGTCGCTCGGGTGCACGCCCGGATCGCCGACCGCAGGCGTGACTTCCTGCACAAGCTGACCACTCGACTCGTCCGTGAGAACCAAGCGGTCGTGATCGAGGACCTGTCGGTCCGCAACATGCTGGGGAACCGCAAGCTGTCGCGGGCCATCAGCGACGCCTCGTGGACCGAGCTGCGGTCCATGCTGGAGTACAAGGCCCAGTGGTACGGACGCGAGGTGATCGCCGTCGACCGGTGGTTCCCCAGTTCCAAGCTGTGCTCCGCCTGCGGAACCGTCCGCGACAAGATGCCCCTCAACGTCCGCGAGTGGACGTGCGACTGCGGTGCGGTCCACGACCGGGACGTCAACGCGGCGCGCAACATCCTGGCCGCCGGACTGGTGGCAGCAGCCTGTGGAGACGGTGTAAGACCTCAACGGAGCACTCCGGGCGGGCAGTCGTCAATGAAGCAGGAAGTCGTCCCACCGCCGCGCCCACGCGCAGCGGCTCAGCCGCGAGGCTGA
- a CDS encoding GNAT family N-acetyltransferase has product MGGGLTYRGLEPADVPAVLELLTASLAGGPTGRRSAEFFDWKHRENPFGSSPGLVAVTDGGRVVGVRLFLRWCWRGAGGREVRAVRPVDTATHPDFRGRGIFRGLTTELLEQVRGEAELVFNTPNGSSLPGYLRMGWRELGRVPVALRVARPVSFARGARSALARRPGPSGPPRCELPTAAGWLSSPDARTAAQLAELLAERERADAADPRLHTVRTPQYLAWRYGAAPGLDYRVATVERGGELVGVAFGRPRRRGPLAEFTLAELIVRPGDRAAAARLLRTAAASGCDHAATHLSPGTEAAAAALRAGCVRAPRTGMVLAARTPAGPLPAERSLADWRFSLGDLEVF; this is encoded by the coding sequence GTGGGTGGTGGACTGACGTACCGCGGGCTGGAGCCGGCGGACGTTCCGGCGGTGCTGGAGCTGTTGACGGCTTCGCTGGCGGGCGGCCCGACCGGGCGGCGCAGCGCGGAGTTCTTCGACTGGAAGCACCGGGAGAACCCGTTCGGGTCGAGCCCGGGCCTGGTCGCGGTGACGGACGGCGGGCGGGTGGTGGGGGTGCGGCTGTTCCTGCGCTGGTGCTGGCGCGGGGCGGGCGGCCGCGAGGTGCGGGCGGTGCGGCCGGTGGACACCGCGACGCACCCGGACTTCCGGGGCCGCGGGATCTTCCGCGGGCTGACCACCGAGCTGCTCGAACAGGTGCGCGGCGAGGCCGAGTTGGTGTTCAACACGCCGAACGGCAGCAGCCTGCCCGGCTACCTGCGGATGGGCTGGCGGGAGCTGGGCCGCGTCCCGGTGGCGCTGCGGGTGGCCCGGCCGGTGTCGTTCGCCCGGGGCGCCCGCTCGGCGCTGGCCCGCCGCCCCGGCCCGTCGGGGCCGCCGCGCTGCGAACTGCCCACCGCCGCCGGGTGGTTGTCCTCCCCTGACGCCCGGACGGCCGCGCAGCTGGCCGAGCTGCTCGCCGAGCGCGAGCGGGCGGACGCGGCCGACCCGCGGCTGCACACCGTGCGCACCCCGCAGTACCTGGCCTGGCGGTACGGGGCGGCGCCGGGCCTGGACTACCGGGTGGCGACGGTGGAGCGGGGCGGCGAACTGGTCGGGGTGGCGTTCGGGCGGCCCCGGCGGCGCGGCCCGCTGGCCGAGTTCACGCTGGCCGAGCTGATCGTCCGCCCGGGCGACCGGGCCGCCGCCGCCCGGTTGCTGCGCACCGCCGCGGCCTCCGGCTGCGACCACGCCGCCACCCACCTGTCCCCCGGCACCGAGGCCGCCGCGGCCGCGCTGCGGGCGGGCTGCGTGCGGGCGCCGCGCACCGGGATGGTGCTGGCCGCCCGCACCCCGGCCGGCCCGCTGCCCGCCGAACGGTCGCTGGCCGACTGGCGGTTCAGCCTCGGCGACCTGGAGGTCTTCTGA
- a CDS encoding glycosyltransferase, producing the protein MTGGRARVLWLAKGLGRGGAEQLLLNCVRHADRERYAIEVAYVLPHKDALVPDLAAAGVPVHCLGGAPGRRWPLRLRRLLAERRYDLVHTHMPVPAVAARLLAGRPRPRLVHTEHNLWERYRLPTRWANALTYGRNDAVIAVSHAVAAGVGRRRAGAWLSVVHHGPDLGGAPSGPAARRAARAALGLPEDALVVGTVGNLTAKKDQATLLAAFALLREREPDARLVLVGSGPLEAELRARAGGGVLFAGMRADVPALLPGWDVFCLSSRQEGLPVALMEAMASGLPSVVTAVGGVPEILDDGVQGRLVPPGDPARLAAALGELADPALRGRMGAAARERSASFDVAGAQRAVERVYARVLAN; encoded by the coding sequence GTGACCGGGGGGCGGGCGCGGGTGCTCTGGCTGGCCAAGGGCCTGGGCCGGGGCGGCGCGGAGCAGTTGCTGCTGAACTGCGTGCGGCACGCGGACCGGGAGCGGTACGCCATCGAGGTGGCGTACGTGCTGCCGCACAAGGACGCGCTGGTGCCGGACCTGGCGGCGGCGGGCGTGCCGGTGCACTGCCTGGGCGGCGCGCCGGGACGGCGCTGGCCGCTGCGGCTGCGGCGGCTGCTGGCCGAGCGGCGCTACGACCTGGTGCACACCCACATGCCGGTCCCGGCGGTGGCGGCCCGGCTGCTGGCGGGGCGGCCCCGGCCGCGGCTGGTGCACACCGAGCACAACCTGTGGGAGCGCTACCGGCTGCCGACCCGCTGGGCGAACGCGCTCACCTATGGGCGCAACGACGCGGTGATCGCGGTGTCGCACGCGGTGGCGGCGGGGGTCGGGCGGCGGCGGGCGGGCGCGTGGCTTTCGGTGGTGCACCACGGGCCGGACCTGGGCGGCGCGCCGTCCGGCCCGGCGGCGCGGCGCGCGGCGCGGGCCGCGCTCGGGCTGCCGGAGGACGCGTTGGTGGTCGGCACGGTCGGCAACCTGACCGCGAAGAAGGACCAGGCGACGCTGCTGGCGGCGTTCGCGCTGCTGCGCGAGCGGGAGCCGGACGCCCGGCTGGTGCTGGTCGGGTCGGGCCCGCTGGAGGCCGAGCTGCGGGCCCGGGCGGGCGGCGGCGTGCTGTTCGCGGGCATGCGCGCGGACGTCCCGGCGCTGCTGCCGGGCTGGGACGTGTTCTGCCTGAGCTCCCGTCAGGAGGGCCTGCCGGTGGCGCTGATGGAGGCGATGGCCTCGGGCCTGCCGTCGGTGGTGACGGCGGTCGGCGGCGTGCCGGAGATCCTGGACGACGGCGTGCAGGGCCGGCTGGTGCCGCCGGGCGATCCGGCCCGGCTGGCGGCGGCACTGGGCGAGTTGGCCGATCCGGCCCTGCGCGGGCGGATGGGCGCGGCGGCCCGCGAGCGGTCGGCGTCCTTCGACGTGGCGGGCGCGCAGCGGGCGGTCGAGCGGGTGTACGCGCGGGTCCTGGCGAACTGA
- a CDS encoding polysaccharide biosynthesis tyrosine autokinase gives MEPANLFTVLRRYWRLLAACTAAALVVGYLLTPAGDAVDNGKWQCKVAITPVAGAADTVRADQVLSYAQGSAVTTAAAQKLHLTDVAALTARRTVAAESTQMLLFTTTGPTQQSCADLAAALSEATITGYAQESRKSADESIKRLRTQADAQQAQLDDLQKSFSRANASDQAKLQPQLSTATAALTKTLGAIADLQNYSQTDAIQQWGSIDTKELGGSLLTSPTRGVRLALAVVLGLALGVVAALMLSRMDTRLRTRDGVEEAFNLPVVGEIPVLSRRLRRLREPLVTARPADPATEAFRSLRSTLLLTGPEALSAQFGQGGLDQDERRVRRAVEPAPVVLVMSGRSGDGRTTTVANLAAALGETGRQVLVLDCDFRQPELNAHFGLDEGPGMAELLSGEQPASLVELIRPTRVPNVALIAGGHATAYPAALVLRAAEVLALARRHADVVLIDSSPLLNANDAYDLVRHADAVLVTVMAGNVRPEEADRVSELLARTGVPVAGVALLGAEVATGRRNRSPRLRPGRPGGRAPLGPAPERAELPRPAAAGPQRPEPRRAEPGRAEHQRAADTRRREPVYGEGGRGEDADRRDRAASWGRRPAELPPEEPVETTLQLRLGEER, from the coding sequence GTGGAACCGGCAAATCTGTTCACCGTTCTGCGGCGGTACTGGCGGCTGCTGGCGGCCTGCACGGCGGCCGCGCTGGTCGTGGGGTACCTGCTGACGCCGGCCGGTGACGCCGTGGACAACGGCAAGTGGCAGTGCAAGGTGGCGATCACGCCGGTGGCGGGCGCGGCGGACACCGTGCGGGCCGACCAGGTGCTGTCGTACGCGCAGGGGTCGGCGGTGACCACGGCGGCGGCGCAGAAGCTGCACCTGACGGACGTGGCGGCGCTGACCGCGCGCCGGACGGTGGCGGCGGAGTCCACCCAGATGCTGCTGTTCACCACCACCGGCCCGACCCAGCAGTCCTGCGCGGACCTGGCGGCGGCGCTGTCGGAGGCGACGATCACCGGCTACGCCCAGGAGTCGCGCAAGAGCGCCGACGAGTCGATCAAGCGGCTGCGCACCCAGGCGGACGCCCAGCAGGCGCAGCTGGACGACCTGCAGAAGTCGTTCAGCAGGGCCAACGCGAGCGATCAGGCCAAGCTGCAGCCGCAGCTGTCGACGGCGACGGCGGCGCTGACCAAGACCCTCGGGGCCATCGCCGACCTGCAGAACTACAGCCAGACCGACGCGATCCAGCAGTGGGGTTCGATCGACACCAAGGAGCTCGGCGGCAGCCTGCTGACCTCGCCGACCCGCGGGGTGCGCCTGGCGCTGGCGGTGGTGCTGGGCCTGGCGCTGGGCGTGGTGGCGGCGCTGATGCTGTCCCGGATGGACACCCGGCTGCGCACCCGGGACGGCGTCGAGGAGGCGTTCAACCTGCCGGTGGTCGGCGAGATCCCGGTCCTGTCGCGGCGGTTGCGGCGGCTGCGCGAGCCGCTGGTGACGGCCCGGCCGGCGGACCCGGCGACCGAGGCGTTCCGCTCGCTGCGCTCGACGCTGCTGCTGACCGGCCCGGAGGCGCTGTCCGCGCAGTTCGGGCAGGGCGGCCTGGACCAGGACGAGCGGCGGGTGCGGCGGGCGGTGGAGCCGGCGCCGGTGGTGCTGGTGATGTCGGGGCGTTCGGGCGACGGGCGGACCACCACGGTGGCGAACCTGGCGGCGGCGCTGGGCGAGACGGGCCGTCAGGTGCTGGTGCTGGACTGCGACTTCCGGCAGCCGGAGCTGAACGCGCACTTCGGGCTGGACGAGGGCCCGGGCATGGCGGAGCTGCTGTCCGGGGAGCAGCCGGCCTCGCTGGTGGAGCTGATCCGGCCGACCCGGGTGCCGAACGTGGCGCTGATCGCGGGCGGCCACGCCACCGCGTACCCGGCGGCGCTGGTGCTGCGCGCCGCGGAGGTGCTGGCGCTGGCCCGGCGGCACGCGGACGTGGTGCTGATCGACTCCTCGCCGCTGCTGAACGCCAACGACGCGTACGACCTGGTGCGGCACGCGGACGCGGTGCTGGTGACGGTGATGGCGGGCAACGTCCGCCCGGAGGAGGCGGACCGGGTGTCCGAGCTGCTGGCCCGCACCGGGGTGCCGGTGGCGGGGGTGGCGCTGCTGGGCGCGGAGGTCGCCACCGGGCGGCGCAACCGTTCGCCGCGGCTGCGGCCGGGGCGGCCGGGCGGGCGGGCGCCGCTGGGTCCGGCGCCGGAGCGGGCGGAGCTGCCGCGTCCGGCGGCGGCCGGGCCGCAGCGGCCGGAGCCGCGGCGGGCCGAGCCGGGCCGGGCCGAGCACCAGCGGGCGGCGGACACCCGGCGGCGCGAGCCGGTGTACGGCGAGGGCGGCCGGGGCGAGGACGCCGACCGGCGGGACCGGGCGGCGAGCTGGGGCCGCCGGCCGGCCGAGCTGCCGCCGGAGGAGCCGGTGGAGACCACGCTGCAGCTGCGGCTGGGCGAGGAGCGGTGA
- a CDS encoding glycosyltransferase family 4 protein translates to MVRVVYVIDSVSRVGGAEQGLVAMAPLLVRAGVELHVAFLKESPGGFQRELAAAGAGVHPVPGGSRGARVAGLRGLFRGLRPDLVHTTLYESDVLGRSAAFAARVPVVSSLVNSAYGPEHVHARGLSPWKVRAAQAVDAVTARGVRRFHALTEHVAEVMAARLRVARRRIEVVPRGRDPLALGRVTAERRAAVRGALGLAEEVPVVLAAARQQYQKGLDVLVSAWPRVRAARPDAVLLLAGSRGAETARLEGLAERTGGVRFLGPRDDVFDLMAAVEVCAVPSRWEGLGSAALEAMGVGVPLVCADVPALRETVGGGEECALLVPPQRPEALAGALVRVLEGRGEALVRAEAARARFLAGYTLERVSARMVEFYGRALS, encoded by the coding sequence GTGGTGCGCGTGGTGTACGTGATCGACAGTGTGAGCCGGGTGGGGGGTGCGGAGCAGGGGTTGGTGGCGATGGCTCCGCTGCTGGTGCGGGCGGGGGTGGAGTTGCACGTGGCGTTCCTGAAGGAGTCGCCGGGCGGGTTCCAGCGGGAGTTGGCGGCGGCGGGGGCGGGGGTGCACCCGGTGCCGGGGGGTTCGCGGGGGGCGCGGGTGGCGGGGTTGCGGGGGTTGTTCCGGGGGTTGCGGCCGGACCTGGTGCACACGACGTTGTACGAGTCGGACGTGCTGGGGCGGTCGGCGGCGTTCGCGGCGCGGGTGCCGGTGGTGTCGAGCCTGGTGAACTCGGCGTACGGGCCGGAGCACGTGCACGCGCGGGGGTTGAGTCCGTGGAAGGTGCGGGCGGCGCAGGCGGTGGACGCGGTGACGGCGCGGGGGGTGCGGCGGTTCCACGCGTTGACGGAGCACGTGGCGGAGGTGATGGCGGCCCGGTTGCGGGTGGCGCGGCGGCGGATCGAGGTGGTGCCGCGGGGGCGGGACCCGCTGGCGCTGGGGCGGGTGACGGCGGAGCGGCGGGCGGCGGTGCGGGGGGCGCTGGGGCTGGCGGAGGAGGTGCCGGTGGTGCTGGCGGCGGCCCGGCAGCAGTACCAGAAGGGGTTGGACGTGCTGGTGTCGGCGTGGCCGCGGGTGCGGGCGGCGCGGCCGGACGCGGTGCTGCTGCTGGCGGGCAGCCGGGGGGCGGAGACGGCCCGGTTGGAGGGGTTGGCGGAGCGGACGGGCGGCGTGCGGTTCCTGGGGCCGCGGGACGACGTGTTCGACCTGATGGCGGCGGTGGAGGTGTGCGCGGTGCCGTCGCGCTGGGAGGGGCTGGGGAGTGCGGCGCTGGAGGCGATGGGGGTGGGGGTGCCGCTGGTGTGCGCGGACGTGCCGGCGCTGCGGGAGACGGTGGGCGGCGGGGAGGAGTGCGCGCTGCTGGTGCCGCCGCAGCGGCCGGAGGCGTTGGCGGGGGCGCTGGTGCGGGTGCTGGAGGGGCGCGGGGAGGCGCTGGTGCGGGCGGAGGCGGCGCGGGCGCGCTTCCTGGCCGGGTACACGCTGGAGCGGGTGTCGGCGCGGATGGTGGAGTTCTACGGGCGCGCACTGTCCTGA
- a CDS encoding glycosyltransferase, translating to MADPRVLHVITDPRARGAQRLAHDLHGELLRRGQPSALAALHPHPDADPAAAVPVLGPSRHHPATLRALRRAAARADVVVAHGSSTLQACALGLFAARTPFVYVNIGDPRHWTATPLRRLRVGAFLHRAAAVAAISPHAVEVLRTRFRLPARRLRTLPNARPADRFRPAADPADRAAARAALGLPADAPLIAWVGALSPEKRPDLALAAHALLPADVHLALAGEGPLRTGLAPGPRTHLLGPLADPAPLYRAADLLLLTSDSEGVPGVLIEAALAAVPAVATDVGWVSDVVRPGEGGLLVPPGDPAALAAALRTLLAADRTRYAAAARAHALAHFDLAPVTTAWQHLLREVARPR from the coding sequence ATGGCCGACCCCCGGGTACTCCACGTCATCACCGACCCCAGGGCCCGCGGCGCCCAACGCCTCGCCCACGACCTGCACGGGGAACTGCTGCGCCGCGGCCAGCCCTCCGCCCTGGCCGCCCTGCACCCGCACCCCGACGCCGACCCCGCCGCCGCCGTCCCCGTCCTCGGCCCGTCCCGCCACCACCCCGCCACCCTGCGGGCGCTGCGGCGGGCCGCCGCCCGGGCCGACGTGGTGGTCGCGCACGGCTCCTCCACCCTCCAGGCGTGCGCGCTGGGGCTGTTCGCCGCCCGCACCCCCTTCGTCTACGTGAACATCGGCGACCCCCGGCACTGGACCGCCACCCCGCTGCGCCGCCTGCGGGTGGGCGCGTTCCTGCACCGGGCGGCGGCCGTCGCCGCGATCTCCCCGCACGCCGTCGAGGTGCTGCGCACCCGGTTCCGGCTGCCCGCCCGCCGACTGCGCACCCTCCCCAACGCCCGCCCCGCCGACCGCTTCCGGCCCGCCGCCGACCCCGCCGACCGGGCCGCCGCCCGCGCGGCCCTCGGCCTGCCCGCCGACGCCCCGCTGATCGCCTGGGTCGGCGCGCTCAGCCCGGAGAAGCGCCCCGACCTGGCGCTCGCCGCGCACGCCCTGCTCCCGGCGGACGTGCACCTCGCGCTGGCCGGCGAGGGCCCGCTGCGGACCGGTCTGGCCCCGGGCCCGCGCACCCACCTGCTCGGCCCGCTGGCCGACCCGGCCCCGCTCTACCGGGCCGCCGACCTGCTGCTGCTGACCAGCGACTCCGAGGGCGTCCCGGGCGTGCTGATCGAGGCCGCACTGGCCGCCGTCCCGGCCGTGGCCACCGACGTCGGCTGGGTCTCGGACGTGGTGCGCCCCGGCGAGGGCGGCCTGCTGGTCCCGCCCGGCGACCCGGCCGCGCTGGCCGCCGCCCTGCGCACCCTGCTCGCCGCCGACCGCACCCGCTACGCGGCGGCCGCCCGGGCGCACGCCCTGGCCCACTTCGACCTCGCCCCGGTCACCACCGCCTGGCAGCACCTGCTGCGCGAAGTCGCCCGCCCGCGCTGA
- a CDS encoding thiol:disulfide interchange protein DsbA/DsbL → MKSLLRTTVLLAVAGGLLAAPAVAEAAPALPGLPFGPNGQQLPTPGHQLPAVRPTGPTQQHAPVPATRPLDAAAPLPAAPKAQRAHEAVEFFWYDCSHSALLEQPLTRWAAEHQADVTLRRVPAIWVGSPDEAEQRAHARLFYALDRLGEVDRMQAAVFRAVREQHTDLTTEQSAADWAATQGVDAAKFRAAYRSAEVDRAVEDAPKLFTQNRITELPTVVVDGNGRTSPTRAGGVDGMPSALDQLVAD, encoded by the coding sequence GTGAAGTCGCTGCTCAGAACCACTGTCCTGCTCGCCGTCGCCGGGGGCCTGCTGGCCGCCCCGGCCGTCGCCGAGGCCGCGCCGGCCCTCCCCGGGCTGCCGTTCGGCCCGAACGGCCAGCAGTTGCCGACGCCCGGTCACCAGCTCCCCGCCGTCCGGCCGACCGGCCCCACCCAGCAGCACGCGCCGGTGCCCGCGACCCGCCCGCTGGACGCCGCCGCCCCGCTGCCGGCCGCGCCGAAGGCCCAACGGGCCCACGAGGCGGTCGAGTTCTTCTGGTACGACTGCTCGCACTCGGCGTTGCTCGAGCAGCCGCTCACCCGCTGGGCCGCCGAGCACCAGGCGGACGTCACGCTGCGCCGCGTCCCCGCGATCTGGGTCGGCAGCCCCGACGAGGCCGAACAGCGGGCCCACGCACGGCTGTTCTACGCCCTGGACCGGCTCGGCGAGGTCGACCGGATGCAGGCCGCGGTGTTCCGCGCGGTCCGCGAGCAGCACACCGACCTGACCACCGAGCAGTCCGCCGCCGACTGGGCCGCCACCCAGGGCGTCGACGCGGCGAAGTTCCGGGCCGCGTACCGCTCCGCCGAGGTCGACCGGGCCGTCGAGGACGCCCCGAAGCTGTTCACCCAGAACCGGATCACCGAACTGCCCACCGTGGTCGTCGACGGCAACGGCCGCACCTCGCCCACCAGGGCCGGGGGCGTGGACGGCATGCCGTCCGCCCTCGACCAGCTGGTCGCCGACTGA